The following nucleotide sequence is from Prosthecobacter sp..
GATTTCACCACGGACAAGGGCAAGGCCGTGCTCAAAGAGTGCGACATGCTCTCATGGATCACCAAGGACGATCCGCCGCTGTTCTTGAACAATACCCAGGTCGTTCCCGCGCCCACGAATCGCTGCACTGCATCCATCACGCGCGTGAGATCCAAAAAGAATGCCGCGCCGACGAAGTCCCCTGCGTCCTCGCCCAGGATCCCGCCGAAACGAAGCCCGATGCCGTGCGGTTCCTGCTCCAGCACCTGAAAGTTTCGCCGTGAGGGGAAAACGAACTTGCGCGGCAGGCGGAGACGGTTATTACTCGCGCCCTTCTCCAACACCGTTTGTTTTTTCAAACACGCCTCCGTAGCTCAGTTGGTAGAGCAGTTGACTCTTAATCAATTGGTCGTAGGTTCGAATCCTACCGGGGGTACCATCTGCAAAGGGTGGTTTACAGGTCGGAAGTGATTACTGAACGCACGCTTTTGAGCGCTTCAGCATACTTGGCGCCGCAGGCCAGTCCGCGATAGCGGGACAGCACGGTTTTCGTGTCCATGGCAGCATCGTTTTTCGCGGGGTCATACTCTTCTTTGCGCACGAAGGCCATCAGGCGGCCCAGCCACTCGCTGGCGGCGGGCCATTCGGAAGAAACATCCACATACGTGTCCGGCTCGAAGCCGATGGTGTGGCCGGGACCGTTGTCATACCAGTAAACACGGGAGGGCGATCTGACCTCGTCACGACCGAGCAGCCGCGCCGGTTGTGACAAGGCCGCGTGGCAGATGGCGCTGGCCGCCTCGTGATCAGCATGACGGTCGCGCGGCCAGAGCATGAAGGCGGTGTCCGGCTTCACGTCGGCGACGACCTCGGCCACGGCGCGCTTCGTTGCCAGCGTCGGCTCAAAACCCATGCTCTTAAACGGCAGGAAGCGCATCTCCATGCCGCGCTCGGCGGCCAGTTGCTTCGACAGATCAAGGAGCCCCTGCTCCCGCCCGCGCACCGGCGGCCAGTTGGAGTAATCACCGATCAAACTGAGGATGACGACGCGCTGATGCTTCTGCACGGCCCGCAGCAGTGTCCCCGGAATGCCAAAAGGACAGTCATCATAATGCGCGCCGATGGCGAGGAGGGTTCGTGTCATGCGGTGATGATGACGAAAAGCGTCAGTGAGGGCAAGCAGCTTTCTGAGGCTTGATCAAGTTCAAGGTCTGCGGCAGGGAACGCTCGTCATCATCAGGACACAAACGCCGAAGGATGCAGGTGTTTGAGACAGCCCAAAGGGCTGCCCCGCAGGGGTGAGTCTGCGGGGAGCAGACGAATCAATCGCATGCCTACCAAAGTTGTTTCCGAAGCTGACCAGCACCGCGTTTGCCGGTGTCTCGGAAGAGTGAACCGGGACAAGCGCTCCGAGGTGGGCAAGGCGTTGGCATGTTTAGTTTGAGTAGGTTCTCTTTTCTCCGTCAACAGCGTTGCCGGTGCCGCAAGCAAATCGCAGCCGCAAGTGTGTGAACGCTGGCTGCGACAAGCTCGCCGTGCTGCCTCAACAGAGGAGGGTTCAGGACCGAGATGCTGTGCTGGTTTCATTTTCTCAGATGGGTTGGCACGGCCAATGCCATTGGTTGGCTTGTGGGTTCATATAGCGCTGCGCGGTCAAGGAGGAGCGTGAGGCAAGCAGCCTGTTCTTTCGATCCACAGGCTGGCAGCCTATCTCACGTGCGCCGCGGCCCTCCGGGGCACAAAAAAGCCGGGCTGGAGTGAACCAGCCCGGCTTTGGAGTTAGCAGGGGACGTGCCCTGCGTGGATTAATGTTCGTAACCTGCTTCGCCGTGGTCGGTGAGGTCGAGGCCGATGGCTTCTTCCTCGGGTGTCGGACGGAGGCCGACGAGGACTTTCACGATGAGGGTGATGACCACGGTGGCGACGACGGAGAGGGCGATGGTGATGCCGCAAGCCTTGAGCTGGTTCATCACAATGCCACCCTGACCGCCAGCGTCGGCGATCGCCTTGGCGATATCCGCGTTCACATAGACGTTCGCCGTGGTGAGGTTGCCGTTGATGCTGCTGTTGGCAAAGACCCCGGTGACGATGGCTCCAAGGGTGCCGCCGATGCCGTGGACGCCAAAGGTGTCGAGGGCGTCGTCATACTTGAGGAGCGGCTTGAGGATCATGACGCCGAGGTAAGGGATGACACCGGCAAGGACGCCGATGATCATGGCGGCCTTGGCATTCACGAAACCAGCAGCCGGAGTGATGACGACCAGGCCGGCGACAGCGCCAGAGCAGAAGCCGAGGACGGAGGGCTTGCCTTTGTGGATTTTTTCCACGACGGCCCAGACGAAGCAGGCGGTGGCGGCGGCGAGCGTGGTGGTCATGAAGGCGTTGGCGGCGATGCCGTCAGCGGCAAGAGCGGAACCTGCATTGAAACCATACCAGCCGACCCAGAGCATGCCGGTGCCGACCATGACGAGGACCATGCTGTGAGGAGCCATCTTTTCCTTGCCGTAGCCAGCGCGTTTGCCGAGCAGGATGCAGAGAACGAGAGCCGACCAGCCGGAGGACATGTGAACCACGGTGCCGCCGGCGAAGTCGATGGCAGGAACGGTTGAACCGGTGTTCCAGACACCGTTCATGAGACCGTCGAAGCCCCAGACCATGTGAGCGAGCGGGAAGTAAACGAGGAACATCCAGAGGGTGATGAAGAGCATGATGGCGGAGAACTTCATGCGCTCAGCAATGGCACCGACGATGAGGCCGGGGGTGATGATGGCGAACATGAGCTGATACATGGCAAACACGGACTGGCTCGGCCAGCCGGCGTAGTTGGTGTTGGGAGCAGCGCCGACGCCTTCAAGGAAGAAGTACTTGAAGCTGCCGAGGTAGGGAGCCCAGGAAGGAGCGGCCCAGTCTTTGGGAGCGCCTTCAGGAGCGAGATGCTCGCCAAAGATGAGCGAGTAACCCACGAAGTACCACAGGATGGCGACCAGACCGGCGCAGCCGAGGCACTGGGCGAGCACGGAGAGGACGTTCTTGGAGCGAACCAGACCACCGTAGAACAAGGCCAGACCGGGGAGCGTCATGAACAGCACCAGAGCAGCGCAGACCATGAGGAAGGCGTTGTGCCCAGGACCGGAGAGACCTGTCAGCGATCCTGCGGGAGCCATGTTGTTGAAGTACTGTTTGATGTCAGCCACATCACTGGCGACCGCCTCCAGCGTGGGAGCGGCAGCAGCGGGGGCTGGGGCAGGCTCCGCAGCAGGGGCTGGTGCAGGAGCTGCCGGGGCAGGGGCGGCAGCGGGTGCCGGAGCCGCAGTCTGACCTCGGGCGTCGCCGGGGTTGAATGCGAGTGAGGTGAGGGCGACAACCGCAGCAATTGCCATGCTGCGCCAGGTTCGAGTGTGGTTGAGTTTCAGCATAAGTCAGGTGTGTGGATTTTAACTCCGACGCAGAACCAAGCATGGTGCGTGCCAAGTTTGGGGAGGATTTTGGCGGGGTCGGATCATGCGCGGCTTTCTGACTGCAAAAACCCACGGCTGGGACAATAGAAAGAGGCAGGTGGATGCCACCTGCCTCTGAGTGAAGCGCGCTTGGAGCGTGCTGCGGTTATTTTACAAACGGGCTGCCGGCCATCTTTTTAAAGCCTTCGGTCAGCTTGGCGATGGCGTCTTTTGGGCCGGTGAGCTTGATGAAGATGTTGGAGTCTTCGGTGGGGACGATGGCGGCGACGAGGGTGTAGTCCGCCTTCGGCGTCTTGGCTCCCATGGGCGGGCCATCATTGTAAGTGCCGGAGGCGGTCACGAGTGTGATTTTTTTGCCACCTGAGTCGATTTCCTCGCGCTTGGATTCCGGCGTGCCCTGGAACTGGCCGAGCCAGCGCTGGACGTTGGCCTCCACACCGCCACCGCCGCCAGGGCCGGGGAAGTGGTAAAATACCGCCTCGACCGGCTTCTCCACGCCTTCCACTTTGGCGGCGAGTGTTCCGGCGCGGAACATGCCGGTGCTTTCGACGCTGGCCCAAGGGGCGGCGAATTTGAAAGTCAGGCCGGCGACTTCGAGCTTCCCATCTTCCGCGTGAACGGCGGAGGTGAGCGAGAGCAAGGCGAGGAGGGTGGTGGTGAGGAAGTGTTTCATGGAGGGCGCGTTGGGTTGGTGGGATTACTTGGTGACGTGCATCACACCACGCATCAGCATCCAGTGGCCGGGGAAGGTGCAGATGTAGGGATAGTCGCCAGCTTCAGCAGGGGCGGTGAACTCAATGGTCTCGCTCGAGTTGGGCTGCACGAGCTTGGTGTTGGCGAGGATGTCGGGCTTGGCGGCCTCGGGGATGTAGCTCTTGGCCATGCCCTGGGGGTCGGCGAGCATGGCATTGGCGAGGGCGCCCACGGCATCCAGTTTGCCGGGCTTGAGCAGGAGGAAGTTATGCGGCTGGGGGAGGATGCCGCCGGTGTTGTTGAGGGTGAGCTTGATCTTCTGGCCGGCTTTGACGGCAAGCTCGGTCTTTTCATAGGCAAGCGGTGTCGAAGGATTCGCGCTGGGCTTGAGTTCGATGGTGGCGACATTCGCATCCTGCGCGAGGGCGGGAAGGCTGAGTGCGGTGATGGCAGTGAGGAGGAGGCAGGCTTGCTTCATGTTTTTATGGGTGGGATTTGCGGGGAGCCACTAATCGGGCCGCGACGCCCCGGAATTTCAACTACTTTCGCGGTCCTGTCGTATGGTATGCCAGCCTCCTGGCACGAAAGTTTCTTTCCAACCCTGCCGTTAGTCATCCTGCATGAACGAGTTTCGCGAAACCTCCCTCGCCGCCCATTCGCTCAGCCGCCGCCATGTTTTGCGGGGGCTGGGTTCGTTGATTTCACTGCCATTTCTGGAGTCCGCCGGCACACGTGCCTTCGCGGCCGCCAAACCTGCTGCCAAACCGGTTCGCGCCGCGTGGTTGTACATCCCCAACGGCGTGAACGTGGAGCAGTGGATGCCGAAAGGCGAGGGCACCAGCTATGAGCTTTCGCCTTCGCTGAAGCAGATCGAGAAGAATCGCGATGATTTCATGGTGGTGTCCGGCCTGATGCAGGATTTTGCGCGCAGCCATGGCAATGGCGGTGGTGATCATGCGCGTGCGACGGCGACGTTCCTCACCGGCTGCATGCCGAAGAAAACCGCCGGCGCGGACATTCACCTCGGCATTTCGGTGGACCAGATCGCGGCGCAGAAGATCGGTCATCTGACACGGCTGCCTTCGCTGGAACTGAGCACCGATGGCCAGCGCAGCTCCGGCAAGTGCGATTCCGGTTATTCCTGCGCGTATCAGTTTAACCTGGCGTGGAAGAATGAAACGATGCCGATGGCGCCTGAAATGGATCCGCGGCTGGTGTTTGAACGCATGTTTGGCCTGGGAGCGACCGCAGGCAAAGGCCCCGAAGCGGCGCGCGCGAAACGCATGCAGAAGAGCATCCTCGACACGGTGCTGGACGAGGCGAAAAGCCTGCAAGGCAAGGTGAATGCGAGCGACCGCCGCAAGCTGGACGAGTATTTTTCATCCGTGCGTGACATTGAGCAGCGCATCGAGCGTGCGGAGAAGTTTTCGGCGGAAATGCCGGATGTGAAAATCCCGGAAGGCATCCCGGATTCCTATGAGGAGCACATCCGCACGATGTTTGACCTGATGGTGCTGGCGTTTCAGACGGACACGACGCGTCTTT
It contains:
- a CDS encoding DUF1552 domain-containing protein — protein: MNEFRETSLAAHSLSRRHVLRGLGSLISLPFLESAGTRAFAAAKPAAKPVRAAWLYIPNGVNVEQWMPKGEGTSYELSPSLKQIEKNRDDFMVVSGLMQDFARSHGNGGGDHARATATFLTGCMPKKTAGADIHLGISVDQIAAQKIGHLTRLPSLELSTDGQRSSGKCDSGYSCAYQFNLAWKNETMPMAPEMDPRLVFERMFGLGATAGKGPEAARAKRMQKSILDTVLDEAKSLQGKVNASDRRKLDEYFSSVRDIEQRIERAEKFSAEMPDVKIPEGIPDSYEEHIRTMFDLMVLAFQTDTTRLSTFMLAHDGSNRSFPELGVPDAHHYLSHHQSDPQKLEKIAKIDQFYLRQFGYFLDKMKSIKEGDTTLLDNSMIVFGGGIGDGNRHNHDNLPILLAGRAGGTLTPGKRIVLPGETPMTNLYLSLLDRLGVPAEKVGDSTGKLEVS
- a CDS encoding PIG-L family deacetylase — protein: MTRTLLAIGAHYDDCPFGIPGTLLRAVQKHQRVVILSLIGDYSNWPPVRGREQGLLDLSKQLAAERGMEMRFLPFKSMGFEPTLATKRAVAEVVADVKPDTAFMLWPRDRHADHEAASAICHAALSQPARLLGRDEVRSPSRVYWYDNGPGHTIGFEPDTYVDVSSEWPAASEWLGRLMAFVRKEEYDPAKNDAAMDTKTVLSRYRGLACGAKYAEALKSVRSVITSDL
- a CDS encoding ammonium transporter, translating into MLKLNHTRTWRSMAIAAVVALTSLAFNPGDARGQTAAPAPAAAPAPAAPAPAPAAEPAPAPAAAAPTLEAVASDVADIKQYFNNMAPAGSLTGLSGPGHNAFLMVCAALVLFMTLPGLALFYGGLVRSKNVLSVLAQCLGCAGLVAILWYFVGYSLIFGEHLAPEGAPKDWAAPSWAPYLGSFKYFFLEGVGAAPNTNYAGWPSQSVFAMYQLMFAIITPGLIVGAIAERMKFSAIMLFITLWMFLVYFPLAHMVWGFDGLMNGVWNTGSTVPAIDFAGGTVVHMSSGWSALVLCILLGKRAGYGKEKMAPHSMVLVMVGTGMLWVGWYGFNAGSALAADGIAANAFMTTTLAAATACFVWAVVEKIHKGKPSVLGFCSGAVAGLVVITPAAGFVNAKAAMIIGVLAGVIPYLGVMILKPLLKYDDALDTFGVHGIGGTLGAIVTGVFANSSINGNLTTANVYVNADIAKAIADAGGQGGIVMNQLKACGITIALSVVATVVITLIVKVLVGLRPTPEEEAIGLDLTDHGEAGYEH
- a CDS encoding plastocyanin/azurin family copper-binding protein, whose translation is MKQACLLLTAITALSLPALAQDANVATIELKPSANPSTPLAYEKTELAVKAGQKIKLTLNNTGGILPQPHNFLLLKPGKLDAVGALANAMLADPQGMAKSYIPEAAKPDILANTKLVQPNSSETIEFTAPAEAGDYPYICTFPGHWMLMRGVMHVTK